A region from the Agrococcus sp. SL85 genome encodes:
- the fgd gene encoding glucose-6-phosphate dehydrogenase (coenzyme-F420), with the protein MRYGYKASAEQFSPAELLELVALAEEVGLDSAFISDHLQPWRHEGGHAPNAVAWLGMALERTRSIVLGTSVLTPTLRYHPAVVAQQFATLGQVHPGRLILGVGTGESLNEQAIGVEFPELGERFARLRESVRVMRRLWQDERVDFDGDFYSLHGATIYDRPERPIPIYVAGGGPATTRYAARFADGHICTSGKGDDYYRGTIVASLEEGLERQGRASAEVDRMIEIKVSYDRDPEAALEATRFWAALSLTQEQKHSVHDPIEMQRLADELPIEQVAKRWIVGSDPEEVAAAIAHYVGLGFTHLVFHGPGHDQRRFLTQFTEDVLPLLPAR; encoded by the coding sequence ATGCGGTACGGCTACAAGGCGAGCGCCGAACAGTTCTCCCCGGCCGAGCTCCTCGAGCTCGTGGCCCTCGCGGAGGAGGTCGGGCTCGACTCGGCGTTCATCTCCGACCACCTCCAGCCCTGGCGGCACGAGGGCGGCCACGCGCCGAACGCGGTCGCGTGGCTCGGCATGGCGCTCGAGCGCACCCGCTCGATCGTGCTCGGCACCTCGGTGCTCACGCCCACGCTCCGCTACCACCCGGCGGTCGTCGCGCAGCAGTTCGCGACGCTCGGGCAGGTGCATCCGGGCCGCCTCATCCTCGGCGTCGGCACGGGCGAGTCGCTCAACGAGCAGGCGATCGGCGTCGAGTTCCCCGAGCTCGGCGAGCGCTTCGCGCGGCTGCGGGAGTCGGTGCGCGTCATGCGCCGGCTGTGGCAGGACGAGCGCGTCGACTTCGACGGCGACTTCTACTCGCTGCACGGCGCCACGATCTACGACCGGCCCGAGCGGCCCATCCCGATCTACGTCGCCGGCGGCGGGCCCGCGACGACGCGCTACGCCGCGCGCTTCGCCGACGGCCACATCTGCACCTCCGGCAAGGGCGACGACTACTACCGCGGCACGATCGTGGCGTCGCTCGAGGAGGGCCTCGAGCGGCAGGGGCGAGCGTCGGCGGAGGTCGACCGCATGATCGAGATCAAGGTCTCGTACGACCGCGATCCGGAGGCTGCGCTCGAGGCGACCCGCTTCTGGGCCGCGCTCTCGCTCACGCAGGAGCAGAAGCACTCGGTGCACGACCCGATCGAGATGCAGCGCCTCGCCGACGAGCTGCCGATCGAGCAGGTGGCGAAGCGCTGGATCGTGGGCTCGGATCCCGAGGAGGTCGCGGCCGCGATCGCGCACTACGTCGGCCTCGGCTTCACGCACCTCGTCTTCCACGGACCCGGCCACGACCAGCGCCGCTTCCTCACCCAGTTCACCGAGGACGTCCTCCCGCTGCTGCCC